A genomic window from Nicotiana sylvestris chromosome 11, ASM39365v2, whole genome shotgun sequence includes:
- the LOC104247299 gene encoding pentatricopeptide repeat-containing protein At5g48730, chloroplastic — MASNPIPPPSFRPPRTDPLTRKNLTIPGSKPSDPNYSLNLEKLKEKEAKERKEETNKKIASQKAISIILRREATKAVIEYKKKKGNSKKLLPRTVLEALHERITALRWESALKVFELLQEQLWYRPNAGIYIKLIVMLGKCKQPEKAQSLFEMMVEEGCVMNQEAYTALLSAYSRSGLFHKAFSILEEMKNTPNCQPDVYTYTILIKSCLQVYDFDKVQILLSDMDYMAIKPNTVTYNTLIDSYGKAKRFKEMESTLVEMLRRRDCKPDVWTMNSTLRAFGGSGQIEMMEKCYEKFQSAGIEPSIKTFNILLDSYGKTENYEKMSAVMEFMQKYHFSWTIVTYNIVIDAFGRAGDLKQMEFLFRLMQSERIKPNCVTLCSLVRAYGKAGKAEKVGAVLRFIENSDVALDTVFFNCLVDAYGMLGCFVEMKGVLEMMARSGCKPDKITYRSMIKAYSVNGMTSKATEMRSLLASLEKA; from the exons ATGGCGTCAAATCCAATTCCTCCTCCATCATTCAGACCACCAAGAACCGACCCATTAACCCGAAAGAATCTCACCATACCCGGGTCCAAACCCAGTGACCCGAATTATTCACTGAATCTTGAGAAGCTAAAGGAGAAAGAagcaaaagagagaaaagaagaaaccAATAAAAAGATAGCTTCACAAAAAGCCATATCTATAATTCTACGTAGAGAAGCTACAAAAGCAGTTATTGAGTACAAGAAAAAGAAAGGGAATTCTAAGAAGCTTTTGCCTCGTACTGTTCTTGAAGCTCTTCACGAACGTATTACTGCTTTGCGTTGGGAATCTGCTCTCAAG GTCTTTGAACTCCTCCAGGAGCAGCTGTGGTACAGGCCCAATGCTGGTATTTATATCAAATTAATTGTCATGCTTGGGAAATGTAAGCAACCCGAAAAAGCTCAATCCCTATTCGAGATGATGGTGGAAGAAGGCTGTGTCATGAATCAAGAAGCTTATACTGCTCTTTTGTCTGCCTATAGCCGTAGTGGTCTTTTTCACAAAGCTTTTTCTATCCTAGAAGAGATGAAGAACACTCCAAACTGCCAACCCGATGTCTACACATATACTATCCTGATAAAGTCCTGCCTTCAGGTTTATGACTTCGATAAAGTGCAAATCCTGCTTTCGGACATGGATTATATGGCAATTAAACCCAATACAGTAACATATAATACACTCATTGATTCCTATGGCAAAGCAAAAAG GTTCAAAGAGATGGAATCCACACTTGTTGAAATGCTGCGGCGAAGAGACTGCAAACCAGATGTGTGGACCATGAATTCAACATTGAGAGCGTTTGGTGGCAGCGGGCAAATAGAAATGATGGAAAAATGCTACGAGAAGTTTCAGAGCGCTGGAATCGAACCCAGTATCAAGACCTTCAACATACTCTTAGATTCATATGGGAAAACAGAAAATTATGAGAAAATGAGTGCTGTAATGGAGTTTATGCAGAAATACCATTTTTCATGGACGATAGTTACTTACAATATCGTAATAGATGCATTTGGAAGGGCTGGGGATTTAAAGCAGATGGAATTTCTTTTTAGGCTGATGCAGTCTGAGAGGATAAAACCAAACTGTGTTACTCTTTGTTCACTTGTAAGAGCATATGGGAAGGCTGGTAAAGCTGAAAAAGTCGGAGCTGTTTTGCGATTCATTGAGAATTCTGACGTGGCACTTGATACCGTGTTTTTTAACTGCCTAGTGGATGCGTATGGGATGctgggatgctttgtggagatgaAAGGGGTGCTCGAGATGATGGCAAGAAGTGGATGTAAGCCAGATAAGATAACGTACAGAAGTATGATTAAAGCCTATTCAGTAAATGGAATGACTAGCAAAGCAACAGAGATGCGAAGCCTACTTGCCTCATTGGAGAAGGCGTGA